One segment of Thermococcus profundus DNA contains the following:
- a CDS encoding metallophosphoesterase family protein, with amino-acid sequence MIRIAHISDTHITNEGAFKGYAYDLIVEEINRGNFDFVIHTGDITNQGLREEYEQAAYQLKKIKKPLVVLPGNHDVRNVGYKLFEEFIGPLNGVYEFKEGVVIWVDSTIPDLSDGRIGGNKFRWLKETLEEYSDRKFKIVAAHHHLVPLPDTGRERNVLFNAGDVLDLLLRNEVTLYTCGHKHVPNVYRVEDLVIDNAGCTSCRKTRRGDVNSYNIIELHEDGSVRVNIRRVTGDEIEKEHSPIKPKIFVPGGRRVLRIVQVSESNVSDRIYFRKRTLDNVIRMINERLKPDLVVHNGDVVDAGIERYYDKAYGYYKSLSAPKIVVPGHNDITYLGYELFQEYFGEPEILELNGVVIIPVLSAQYETPIGVVGRMGQRKLRRILEEYEGKFRIVAMHHNVIPIPKSREIGFLEDAGDVLKVLTEERTELVLTGHGGNAYGVKIENTPIVNAGSVSWELHRNPFGNSFNLIDIYTDMVVVWEVQSTWGSKKLLGIWKRKS; translated from the coding sequence ATGATACGGATAGCCCACATAAGCGACACCCACATAACCAACGAGGGAGCCTTCAAAGGCTACGCCTACGACCTCATCGTGGAAGAAATAAACCGCGGGAACTTCGACTTTGTTATCCACACGGGCGACATAACCAACCAGGGTCTTCGCGAGGAGTACGAACAGGCCGCATACCAGCTGAAGAAAATAAAAAAGCCGCTGGTCGTTCTTCCAGGCAACCACGATGTCAGGAACGTTGGATACAAACTCTTTGAAGAGTTTATCGGTCCCCTAAACGGGGTCTACGAGTTCAAGGAAGGGGTCGTCATCTGGGTGGATTCAACCATTCCGGACCTAAGCGACGGCCGGATCGGCGGCAACAAGTTCCGCTGGCTCAAGGAGACGCTTGAGGAGTACTCTGACAGGAAGTTCAAGATAGTAGCTGCCCACCACCACCTAGTTCCCCTTCCAGACACGGGAAGGGAGCGGAACGTCCTCTTCAACGCGGGGGATGTCCTCGATCTCCTCCTCAGAAACGAAGTCACGCTCTACACCTGCGGCCACAAGCACGTTCCCAACGTGTACCGCGTGGAAGACCTCGTCATAGACAACGCTGGATGTACCTCGTGCCGGAAGACGCGGAGGGGGGACGTGAACAGCTACAACATCATAGAGCTCCATGAAGATGGAAGCGTAAGGGTCAACATACGGCGCGTAACCGGGGACGAGATCGAGAAGGAGCACAGCCCGATAAAGCCCAAGATCTTTGTTCCAGGAGGGAGGCGCGTTCTGAGGATAGTCCAGGTGAGCGAGAGCAACGTCTCGGACAGGATCTACTTCAGGAAGAGAACCCTCGATAACGTCATCAGGATGATAAACGAGAGGCTGAAGCCCGATCTCGTTGTACACAACGGGGACGTCGTTGATGCGGGCATAGAGCGCTACTACGATAAGGCCTACGGGTACTACAAGTCGCTCTCGGCGCCGAAGATCGTGGTTCCGGGGCACAACGACATAACCTACCTCGGCTACGAGCTGTTCCAGGAGTACTTCGGGGAGCCGGAAATACTGGAGCTCAACGGCGTCGTGATAATACCAGTCTTGAGCGCCCAGTACGAGACACCCATCGGCGTGGTTGGCAGGATGGGGCAGAGGAAGCTTAGGAGGATCCTCGAGGAGTACGAGGGGAAGTTCAGAATAGTGGCGATGCACCACAACGTCATTCCAATACCTAAGAGCAGGGAAATAGGCTTTCTGGAAGACGCGGGCGACGTTCTGAAGGTGCTGACCGAGGAGAGAACCGAGCTGGTCCTCACTGGACACGGCGGGAACGCTTATGGGGTCAAAATTGAGAACACCCCGATAGTCAACGCCGGCTCCGTCAGCTGGGAGCTACACAGAAACCCCTTCGGGAACAGCTTCAACCTCATCGACATCTACACAGACATGGTCGTTGTCTGGGAGGTTCAGTCCACGTGGGGGAGCAAGAAGCTCCTTGGGATATGGAAGAGGAAGAGCTAA
- a CDS encoding CBS domain-containing protein, protein MEMRAPIKVYMSRKLIGVRPDDTVKRAGEVMTEFDIGSLVVVDEEDFVIGFLTKGDLIRRVVVPGLPNTTPVKEVMTKELVTVSAETPLREVLDIMSKKGIKHILVEEEGKITGIFSITDLLEASRRKLETAIATE, encoded by the coding sequence ATGGAGATGAGGGCCCCCATAAAGGTGTACATGAGCCGGAAACTTATTGGGGTAAGGCCCGACGACACAGTAAAGCGCGCGGGAGAGGTCATGACGGAGTTCGATATAGGCTCGCTGGTGGTTGTCGATGAGGAGGATTTCGTGATAGGATTCCTCACAAAGGGGGACCTCATAAGGCGCGTGGTGGTTCCAGGGCTCCCCAACACGACCCCGGTGAAAGAGGTAATGACGAAGGAGCTCGTAACGGTCTCGGCCGAAACCCCCCTGCGGGAAGTCCTCGACATAATGAGCAAGAAGGGCATCAAGCACATCCTAGTGGAGGAAGAGGGAAAGATAACCGGCATCTTCTCGATAACGGACCTCCTTGAAGCGAGCAGGAGAAAGCTCGAAACGGCGATAGCTACGGAGTGA
- a CDS encoding 2-phosphoglycerate kinase, producing the protein MIIVTDSERKVRLPFSRGILTRSITLAGVDVGIAYAIAAEVQKELERRRKYAVTSEEIREITYSKLVERGLKEAAERYLFWRTLRRRRVRLAVLLGGATGVGKSTIATELAFRLGIRSIIGTDTIREVMRKVIAKELLPDIHVSSFMAERVVNTPKGMDPLIYGFETQVKHVSVGITAVLERSRREGLNALIEGIHVVPGFIEPKENEFMYIITVPSQEHLVSHFYERARYSVRSAERYVKNADRIMRIQEYLVERAREFGIPVIENVELEKTVSTIMEDMMKRLGKGESREGG; encoded by the coding sequence ATGATAATAGTAACGGACTCAGAGCGGAAGGTGAGGCTTCCCTTTTCTAGGGGTATACTAACGCGCTCGATAACGCTCGCTGGTGTCGACGTTGGCATAGCCTACGCGATAGCCGCAGAGGTTCAGAAGGAGCTCGAGAGGAGGAGGAAGTACGCGGTTACGAGCGAGGAGATAAGGGAGATCACCTATTCAAAGCTCGTTGAAAGGGGTCTGAAGGAGGCCGCGGAGAGGTACCTTTTCTGGAGGACCCTCAGAAGGAGAAGGGTGAGGCTTGCCGTTCTTCTTGGAGGCGCTACGGGAGTGGGAAAATCAACGATAGCAACCGAGCTGGCCTTCAGGCTCGGAATAAGGAGCATAATAGGCACGGACACAATAAGGGAAGTTATGAGAAAGGTGATAGCGAAGGAGCTTCTCCCGGATATCCACGTTTCGTCCTTCATGGCTGAGAGGGTTGTGAACACTCCGAAGGGCATGGATCCGCTTATCTATGGCTTCGAAACGCAGGTGAAGCACGTTTCAGTTGGGATAACGGCCGTCCTGGAGCGTTCAAGAAGAGAAGGTTTAAACGCCCTGATAGAGGGGATCCACGTTGTTCCGGGGTTTATAGAGCCCAAGGAGAACGAGTTCATGTACATCATCACCGTTCCGAGCCAGGAGCATCTTGTATCCCACTTCTATGAGAGGGCCAGGTATTCGGTGAGGAGCGCCGAGAGGTACGTGAAGAACGCGGACAGGATAATGCGGATACAGGAGTACCTTGTGGAGCGCGCGCGGGAGTTCGGGATACCCGTTATAGAGAACGTCGAGCTCGAGAAGACCGTCTCGACAATAATGGAGGATATGATGAAGAGGCTGGGAAAGGGGGAGAGCAGGGAGGGAGGTTAG